In Deinococcus aestuarii, one genomic interval encodes:
- the rplQ gene encoding 50S ribosomal protein L17, producing MRHGKAGRKLNRNSSARVALARAQATALLREGRIQTTLTKAKELRPYVEKLITTAKGGDLHARRLVARDIHDNDVVRKVMDEVAPKYADRPGGYTRILRVGTRRGDGVTMALIELV from the coding sequence ATGCGTCACGGCAAAGCCGGTCGCAAGCTCAACCGCAACAGCAGCGCCCGCGTCGCCCTGGCCCGTGCCCAGGCGACGGCGCTGCTGCGCGAGGGCCGCATCCAGACGACCCTCACGAAGGCCAAGGAGCTGCGCCCCTACGTTGAGAAGCTGATCACCACCGCCAAGGGCGGCGACCTCCACGCCCGCCGCCTCGTCGCCCGCGACATCCACGACAACGACGTGGTGCGCAAGGTGATGGACGAGGTGGCCCCCAAGTACGCCGACCGCCCCGGCGGCTACACCCGCATCCTGCGCGTGGGCACCCGGCGCGGCGACGGCGTGACGATGGCGCTGATCGAACTCGTCTGA
- a CDS encoding RBBP9/YdeN family alpha/beta hydrolase, translated as MTPTLVIVPGLGDSGPEHWQTLWTEKFGAARVRQEDPEAPTPEAWAARLQEVIEATPGELVLVGHSCGVLTIVHWARLYGGNERVRGALLISPTDAGQANMGELAPAVLPLAPVPLDPLPFPALVVASENDPYVSFERAETFADAWEAAFVTAGEAGHINVASGHGEWEEGEILLGEALHAWTPPEVTRFRA; from the coding sequence ATGACCCCCACCCTCGTCATCGTCCCCGGCCTCGGCGACAGCGGCCCCGAACACTGGCAGACCCTCTGGACCGAGAAGTTCGGAGCGGCCCGGGTGCGGCAGGAAGACCCGGAGGCGCCCACTCCCGAGGCGTGGGCAGCGCGGCTTCAGGAGGTGATTGAGGCGACACCCGGGGAACTCGTGCTCGTCGGGCATTCGTGCGGGGTGCTCACCATCGTCCACTGGGCGCGGCTGTACGGGGGGAACGAGCGGGTGCGCGGGGCGCTGCTGATCAGCCCCACCGACGCCGGACAGGCGAACATGGGCGAGTTGGCCCCCGCCGTGCTCCCACTCGCCCCAGTGCCGCTCGACCCGCTGCCCTTCCCGGCCCTCGTCGTCGCCAGCGAGAACGACCCCTACGTGAGCTTCGAGCGGGCCGAGACCTTCGCGGATGCCTGGGAGGCCGCCTTCGTCACGGCGGGGGAGGCGGGGCACATCAACGTGGCGAGCGGGCACGGGGAGTGGGAGGAGGGCGAAATCCTGCTCGGCGAGGCCCTGCACGCCTGGACGCCGCCGGAGGTCACCCGCTTCCGGGCATAG
- the trxA gene encoding thioredoxin: MKPVELTDSNFKTETGEGLTLVDFWAPWCGPCRIIAPVVEELAGQYEGRVKIGKLNVDDNPVTQGQFRVMSIPTLILFKDGQPVEGMVGAQPKRAFEALLDKYAQPAAATAN; encoded by the coding sequence ATGAAGCCTGTGGAACTCACGGACAGCAACTTTAAGACGGAGACGGGCGAGGGCCTGACCCTGGTCGATTTCTGGGCCCCCTGGTGTGGTCCCTGCCGCATCATCGCCCCGGTCGTCGAGGAACTCGCCGGGCAGTACGAGGGCCGCGTCAAGATCGGCAAGCTCAACGTGGACGACAACCCCGTCACCCAGGGCCAGTTCCGCGTGATGAGCATTCCCACCCTGATCCTCTTCAAAGACGGCCAGCCCGTCGAGGGCATGGTGGGCGCCCAGCCCAAGCGCGCCTTCGAGGCCCTGCTCGACAAGTACGCCCAGCCCGCCGCCGCGACCGCCAACTAA
- a CDS encoding DUF309 domain-containing protein yields MGKPLRDDLRPGARLFDAGEWWEAHEAWEGPWMRATGDDRHFIQALILLAAALHKRWHHGSLAHRNFHKAEAYLDRLPPEYGGVDLARLRAEVWAALHDPALRPRVEAGPDGH; encoded by the coding sequence ATGGGAAAGCCGCTGAGGGACGACCTGCGACCCGGCGCCCGGCTGTTCGACGCGGGCGAGTGGTGGGAGGCCCACGAGGCGTGGGAGGGCCCCTGGATGCGCGCGACGGGCGACGACCGGCACTTCATCCAGGCGCTGATCCTCCTCGCCGCCGCCCTGCACAAACGCTGGCACCACGGCAGCCTCGCGCACCGCAACTTCCACAAGGCGGAAGCGTATTTGGACCGTCTACCCCCCGAGTACGGCGGGGTCGACCTCGCCCGGCTCCGTGCGGAGGTGTGGGCGGCCCTGCACGACCCGGCCCTGCGCCCGAGGGTGGAGGCGGGTCCGGACGGCCATTGA
- a CDS encoding NYN domain-containing protein — protein sequence MERIALFIDGANVYAAAKRLGWNFDHRKILEHFGGYGTLHNAFYYTAVPLPMDDKQKRFIDALTYMGYTVRTRPLRESTDEHGDTQRRASLDIEIVTDLLTTDARYDTAVLLTGDGDFERPVEVLRARGKRVIVASIPEMTSYELRNAADQYIDFKDIRESVERPGYRLPSEQRGETRGAESRPYYVTAPLSDADDR from the coding sequence ATGGAACGCATCGCACTCTTTATTGACGGCGCAAACGTGTACGCGGCGGCCAAGCGGCTCGGGTGGAACTTCGACCACCGCAAGATTCTGGAGCACTTCGGGGGGTACGGGACCCTTCACAACGCCTTCTACTACACGGCGGTCCCCCTCCCGATGGACGACAAGCAGAAGCGCTTCATCGACGCGCTGACGTACATGGGCTACACGGTCCGCACCCGCCCCCTGCGCGAGTCCACCGACGAGCACGGCGACACCCAGCGCCGGGCCAGCCTCGACATCGAGATCGTGACCGACCTGCTGACCACCGACGCGCGGTACGACACGGCGGTCCTCCTGACCGGGGACGGCGACTTCGAGCGCCCCGTCGAGGTGCTGCGGGCGCGCGGCAAGCGGGTGATCGTGGCGAGCATCCCCGAGATGACGAGCTACGAGCTGCGCAACGCCGCCGACCAGTACATCGACTTCAAGGACATCCGCGAGTCCGTCGAGCGGCCCGGCTACCGCCTGCCCAGCGAGCAGCGGGGCGAGACGCGCGGTGCCGAGTCTCGCCCGTACTACGTCACCGCCCCCCTCAGCGACGCCGATGACCGCTGA
- the plsX gene encoding phosphate acyltransferase PlsX — protein MTTGKPNTTLPIALDAVGGDHGAPPNVEGAVQAARAGVPVLLVGDRVRLHGELGKHAGSVSLPIDVVDAPDVIGMDEHASDVRSRTGASINVCTRLVKEGRAAAAVSMGHSGATMASALLTLGRVKGVDRPAILTHLPAKTGFVTLLDVGANADVKPGYLAQWARLATVYLRVIEDRADPTVGLLSIGEEDHKGSQTVLEAHGLLRELHGKGINFHGNVEGRDIFQGTTDIVVTDGFTGNVVLKLAEGEAKVLFGWVREALGSDLKTKVGGLLVRGALRGLAERMDPSTYGASILLGVRGLTFIGHGSADARAVKNALLRASRAHEANLIARLEAALAPRAG, from the coding sequence ATGACGACCGGGAAACCCAATACGACCCTGCCCATCGCGCTCGATGCGGTCGGGGGAGACCACGGGGCGCCGCCCAACGTGGAAGGAGCGGTGCAGGCCGCCCGCGCCGGGGTGCCCGTCCTGCTCGTCGGCGACCGGGTGAGGCTCCATGGCGAACTCGGCAAGCACGCGGGAAGCGTGAGCCTGCCCATCGACGTGGTGGACGCCCCCGACGTGATCGGCATGGACGAGCACGCCTCGGACGTGCGCAGCCGCACGGGCGCGAGCATCAACGTCTGCACCCGCCTGGTGAAGGAGGGCCGCGCCGCCGCCGCCGTCAGCATGGGGCACAGCGGCGCCACGATGGCCTCGGCGCTCCTCACCCTGGGGCGCGTGAAGGGGGTGGACCGCCCGGCGATCCTGACCCACCTCCCGGCCAAGACGGGTTTCGTCACCCTGCTCGACGTGGGCGCCAACGCCGACGTGAAGCCGGGATACCTCGCCCAGTGGGCCCGGCTCGCCACCGTCTACCTGCGGGTGATCGAGGACCGGGCGGACCCCACGGTCGGCCTGCTCTCCATCGGCGAGGAGGACCACAAGGGCAGCCAGACCGTGCTGGAGGCGCACGGCCTGTTGCGGGAACTGCACGGGAAGGGGATCAACTTCCACGGCAACGTCGAGGGCCGCGACATCTTCCAGGGCACGACCGACATCGTGGTGACGGACGGCTTCACCGGGAACGTGGTCCTCAAGCTCGCGGAGGGCGAGGCCAAGGTGCTCTTCGGCTGGGTGCGCGAGGCGCTGGGAAGTGACCTCAAGACGAAGGTGGGGGGGCTGCTCGTGCGCGGTGCGCTGCGCGGCCTCGCCGAGCGGATGGACCCCAGCACCTACGGGGCGAGCATCCTGCTGGGCGTGCGCGGGCTCACCTTCATCGGGCACGGGAGCGCGGACGCCCGGGCGGTCAAGAACGCCCTGCTGCGGGCCTCGCGGGCGCACGAGGCGAACCTGATCGCGCGGCTGGAGGCGGCGCTGGCTCCCCGGGCGGGCTGA
- a CDS encoding mechanosensitive ion channel family protein, protein MLDELAFQLQKPQVWLGLALTLLVAYALYRFGRTLLRALEPHVRRPLLSALGWLWLLVVAVGWLGVATHVAYLPSVPFLFDLGGDIVGGFRNSAGQVVVILALALIAWNLIGTLSARIVAEEEFNRRSVRVQTLKGVVESTLKAVVVVIGLIAGLQALGVNATSLLAGVSVLGLAVGFGAQSLIKDVFTGFFILLEDQYGVGDVITVNTGGLSGGVERLNLRVTALRALDGTLHIIPNGQILTVSVSSKDWSRVVATVDVSYAANIDDALRVLEAVGRELHADPEWRTFFLEEPEMQGVTQLTPDGVRVQALFKVQPKSQYALGREFNRRIKIAMDEAGIEIPSPQRKVTLGGAPVELKLTQGGQGDQDPRETQNRTRAPVRVGETRDPEDER, encoded by the coding sequence GTGCTGGACGAACTCGCCTTTCAACTGCAAAAGCCCCAGGTGTGGCTGGGCCTGGCCCTCACCCTGCTCGTCGCCTACGCCCTGTACCGCTTCGGGCGGACGCTGTTGCGTGCCCTGGAGCCGCATGTCCGCCGCCCGCTCCTGAGCGCGCTGGGGTGGCTGTGGCTGCTCGTGGTGGCGGTGGGCTGGCTCGGCGTCGCCACCCACGTCGCGTACCTGCCCAGCGTGCCCTTCCTATTCGACCTCGGCGGGGACATCGTGGGCGGCTTTCGCAACAGCGCCGGGCAGGTCGTGGTGATTCTGGCGCTCGCCCTGATCGCCTGGAACCTGATCGGGACCCTCAGCGCCCGCATCGTCGCCGAGGAGGAATTCAACCGCCGCAGCGTGCGCGTGCAGACCCTCAAGGGCGTGGTCGAGAGCACCCTCAAGGCCGTCGTGGTGGTCATCGGATTGATCGCCGGTCTCCAGGCGCTCGGGGTCAATGCGACCAGCCTCCTGGCGGGCGTGTCGGTGCTCGGCCTCGCGGTGGGCTTCGGGGCGCAGAGCCTGATCAAGGACGTGTTCACGGGCTTTTTCATCCTGCTCGAAGATCAGTACGGGGTGGGCGACGTGATCACGGTGAACACCGGGGGGCTCAGCGGCGGCGTCGAGCGGCTGAACCTGCGCGTGACCGCCCTGCGCGCCCTGGACGGCACCCTCCACATCATTCCCAACGGGCAGATCCTGACCGTCAGCGTGAGCAGCAAGGACTGGTCGCGGGTGGTCGCCACGGTGGACGTGAGCTACGCGGCGAACATCGACGACGCCCTGCGCGTGCTGGAGGCCGTGGGCCGCGAGTTGCACGCCGACCCCGAGTGGCGCACGTTCTTTCTCGAAGAACCCGAGATGCAGGGGGTCACGCAACTCACCCCCGACGGCGTACGTGTGCAGGCCCTCTTCAAGGTGCAGCCCAAGAGCCAGTACGCCCTGGGCCGCGAGTTCAACCGCCGCATCAAGATCGCGATGGACGAGGCCGGCATCGAGATTCCCTCGCCTCAGCGCAAGGTCACGCTCGGCGGCGCCCCCGTCGAACTCAAGCTCACCCAGGGCGGGCAGGGCGATCAGGACCCGCGAGAGACCCAGAACCGGACGCGGGCGCCCGTCAGGGTGGGCGAGACCCGGGACCCGGAGGACGAACGGTAG
- the ftsH gene encoding ATP-dependent zinc metalloprotease FtsH, translated as MSRSRPPRPVLAALLAVLLAAPAGARPPTNAPSPIPPAPAGGYTTSRFFEDLRQGEVKSISLDGAGNASVWLQSGTRPRSVVLPPDAATLTRLREAGVPVRVTAGGTPFGWMAQVLPLILTGLILLVLWRSLRGPSGGGAASTFGKSKAAVIAEGQIKLTFADVAGCDEAKQDLQEVVDFLRQPERYHQLGARIPHGVLLVGPPGSGKTLLAKAVAGEAKVPYFSISGSDFVEMFVGVGAARVRDLFEQARKSAPCIVFIDEIDAVGRKRGVNLQGGNDEREQTLNQLLVEMDGFGSGQEVIILAATNRPDVLDAALLRPGRFDRQVVVDAPDVRGREQILRIHARTKPLDPSVDLGVVARRTAGMVGADLENLLNEAALQAARAGRSRITGRDVDEARDRVLMGPERRSLVVREADRKVTAYHEVGHALAAQLLPHANRVAKLTVVPRGRAAGFMMPDADDRLHVTRPALEDMIAVALAGRAAEEVVYGEVTTGAQNDFQQATNIARRMVTEWGMSGRLGKVALAQGDGNFLGGGPQALPMSEATASLVDEEVHALIDDAYARTFTLMREHLHRMHEIVAVLMRRETLSGEEFSTLLAGGTLEELPPPSGAGLTPLPA; from the coding sequence GCCGCCCCCGCCGGGGCCCGGCCGCCGACGAACGCCCCCTCGCCGATTCCCCCGGCCCCGGCGGGCGGGTACACGACCAGCCGGTTTTTCGAGGACCTGCGGCAGGGGGAAGTCAAGTCCATCTCCCTCGACGGCGCAGGCAATGCCAGCGTCTGGTTGCAAAGCGGGACGCGCCCGCGTTCGGTCGTCCTGCCGCCCGACGCCGCGACCCTCACCCGGCTGCGCGAGGCGGGCGTCCCGGTACGCGTCACGGCGGGCGGCACCCCCTTCGGCTGGATGGCCCAGGTGCTTCCCCTGATCCTCACCGGCCTGATCCTGCTCGTCTTGTGGCGCAGCCTGCGAGGCCCGTCGGGCGGCGGCGCGGCGAGCACGTTCGGGAAGTCGAAGGCGGCGGTGATCGCCGAAGGGCAGATCAAGCTCACCTTCGCCGACGTCGCGGGCTGCGACGAGGCCAAGCAGGACTTGCAGGAAGTCGTCGACTTCCTGCGCCAGCCCGAGCGCTACCACCAGCTCGGCGCGAGGATTCCTCACGGCGTGCTCCTCGTCGGTCCCCCCGGCTCTGGCAAGACGCTCCTGGCAAAGGCGGTGGCCGGTGAGGCCAAGGTGCCCTACTTCTCGATCAGCGGCTCGGACTTCGTGGAGATGTTCGTCGGCGTCGGGGCCGCGCGGGTGCGCGACCTGTTCGAGCAGGCGCGCAAGAGTGCGCCCTGCATCGTCTTCATCGACGAGATCGATGCCGTGGGCCGCAAGCGCGGCGTGAACCTGCAAGGTGGCAACGACGAACGCGAACAGACGCTGAACCAACTGCTGGTGGAGATGGACGGCTTCGGCAGCGGGCAGGAGGTGATCATCCTGGCGGCGACCAACCGACCCGACGTGCTGGACGCAGCGTTGCTGCGTCCCGGACGCTTCGACCGTCAGGTCGTCGTCGATGCCCCCGACGTGCGGGGACGCGAGCAGATTCTGCGGATCCACGCCCGCACCAAGCCCCTCGATCCCAGCGTGGACCTCGGCGTGGTGGCGAGGCGGACGGCGGGGATGGTGGGGGCGGACCTGGAGAATCTGCTCAACGAGGCGGCGTTGCAGGCCGCGCGGGCGGGGCGGAGTCGGATCACGGGGCGGGATGTGGACGAGGCCAGAGACCGGGTACTGATGGGCCCGGAACGTCGCAGCCTCGTCGTCCGAGAAGCCGACCGCAAGGTCACGGCGTATCACGAGGTCGGTCACGCCCTCGCCGCCCAACTCCTCCCGCACGCGAACCGGGTCGCCAAGCTCACCGTGGTGCCGCGCGGGCGGGCGGCGGGGTTCATGATGCCGGACGCCGACGACCGGCTGCACGTGACGCGCCCGGCGCTGGAGGACATGATCGCGGTGGCGCTGGCAGGCCGCGCGGCCGAGGAGGTCGTGTACGGCGAGGTGACGACGGGGGCCCAGAACGACTTTCAGCAGGCCACGAACATTGCCCGCCGCATGGTGACCGAGTGGGGCATGAGCGGGAGATTGGGCAAGGTGGCCCTCGCCCAGGGCGACGGCAACTTCCTGGGCGGGGGCCCGCAGGCCCTCCCCATGAGCGAGGCGACCGCCTCCCTGGTCGACGAGGAGGTGCACGCCCTGATCGACGACGCCTACGCCCGCACCTTCACCCTGATGCGCGAGCACCTGCACCGGATGCACGAGATCGTGGCCGTCCTGATGCGGCGCGAGACCCTCAGCGGCGAGGAATTTTCCACCCTGCTTGCCGGGGGCACCCTGGAGGAGCTGCCGCCCCCGAGCGGCGCGGGGCTGACGCCGCTGCCCGCCTGA